A single Micromonospora luteifusca DNA region contains:
- a CDS encoding dihydrofolate reductase family protein, with translation MGKVVMYSSVSVDGFIADENDQPGPLFDWLLSGDVPLDESGALKVSQTSYDYTRPYWDQIGATIAGRHVFDMTDGWDGKPPGGIDHVVVVTHRQKPEGWDPEAPFHFVDGVEAAVARAQELAGDRMVEVAAGDVGGQVLAAGLVDEVRMDVVPVVFGSGKRYFGSVDAQHLLEDPDVVIQGNRVIHLRYRVRR, from the coding sequence GTGGGCAAGGTGGTCATGTACAGCTCGGTGTCGGTGGACGGCTTCATCGCGGACGAGAACGACCAGCCCGGACCGCTGTTCGACTGGTTGCTCAGCGGTGACGTCCCGTTGGACGAGAGCGGCGCGTTGAAGGTGTCCCAGACGTCCTACGACTACACCCGGCCGTACTGGGACCAGATCGGGGCGACGATCGCCGGCCGCCATGTCTTCGACATGACGGACGGCTGGGACGGGAAGCCTCCGGGCGGGATCGACCACGTGGTCGTCGTGACGCACCGGCAGAAGCCCGAGGGCTGGGACCCCGAGGCGCCGTTTCACTTCGTCGACGGCGTCGAGGCAGCCGTGGCCAGGGCGCAGGAGCTTGCGGGTGACCGCATGGTCGAGGTCGCCGCTGGCGACGTCGGTGGCCAGGTGCTTGCCGCGGGCCTGGTCGACGAGGTGCGCATGGACGTCGTACCGGTGGTGTTCGGGTCCGGCAAGCGCTACTTCGGGTCGGTCGACGCGCAGCACCTGTTGGAGGATCCTGACGTGGTGATTCAGGGCAACCGGGTGATTCACCTGCGCTATCGGGTGCGCCGTTGA
- a CDS encoding helix-turn-helix domain-containing protein codes for MLAARRLDHPGGRYRRDVGDAVGVEYVSRVPRPPLDRLIDDLYYLEGTSPYARLTLPPSPAALLIINLGAPFRIRAGTDIETAEYADGCVITTPTRAWEFGYPLRTRSVGVHVKPWGLAPFLPMPAAELCDRPVTVEQVWGRPATADLRDRLATADGPHEMLTLLEEELMRRLCETPGLGLVRHTSSVIATTNGAVAIGDLSVAAGVSSTHLAQRFKELVGVTPKRLARTHRFAATMLAIDFAEPIDWGGVASDAGYFDQAHFGHEFRAFTGLTPTRYVEVRQRFLREHPGHTLDGWPLPAD; via the coding sequence ATGCTGGCGGCGAGGCGGCTGGACCATCCCGGCGGGCGCTACCGGCGCGACGTCGGCGATGCTGTGGGCGTGGAGTACGTGTCCAGAGTGCCGCGACCGCCGCTGGACCGGCTGATCGACGACCTCTACTACCTGGAAGGCACGTCGCCGTACGCCCGGCTGACGCTGCCACCAAGTCCGGCGGCGTTGCTCATCATCAACCTCGGCGCGCCGTTCCGCATCCGCGCCGGCACCGACATCGAGACGGCCGAGTACGCCGACGGCTGCGTGATCACCACGCCCACCCGCGCGTGGGAGTTCGGCTACCCGCTCCGGACCCGGTCCGTCGGCGTGCACGTCAAGCCGTGGGGGCTGGCACCGTTCCTGCCGATGCCCGCAGCCGAGCTGTGCGACCGGCCGGTGACGGTAGAGCAGGTGTGGGGCCGGCCCGCCACTGCTGACCTGAGAGACCGGCTGGCCACGGCGGACGGACCGCACGAGATGCTGACGCTGCTCGAGGAGGAGCTGATGCGACGGCTGTGCGAGACCCCCGGCCTGGGGCTGGTCCGCCACACGAGCAGCGTCATCGCGACGACCAACGGGGCGGTGGCGATCGGCGACCTGAGCGTGGCAGCCGGTGTCAGCAGCACTCATCTGGCACAGCGGTTCAAGGAGCTCGTCGGCGTCACGCCGAAGCGGCTGGCCCGCACCCACCGCTTCGCCGCCACCATGCTCGCGATCGACTTCGCCGAACCGATCGACTGGGGCGGCGTCGCCAGTGACGCTGGGTACTTCGACCAGGCCCACTTCGGCCACGAGTTCCGGGCGTTCACCGGGCTCACGCCGACCCGGTACGTCGAAGTCCGGCAGCGGTTCCTGCGCGAACATCCCGGCCACACGCTGGACGGCTGGCCGCTGCCGGCCGATTGA
- a CDS encoding class I SAM-dependent methyltransferase yields MGSDDERDVVRRGYDELSYHYRADDADDGQYAPWLAGLHRRLPAPAAVLDLGCGCGVPAARFLADAGHHVTGVDISDVQIERARRLVPTATFVRADATRLDLPPASFDAVVCLYAFIHMPLAGQPPLITSIARWLRPGGWLLATVGHSAWTGTEDDWLGGGAAMWWSHADASTYRSWLQQAGLTITAEDFIPEGTSGHTLFWAQRPHASDR; encoded by the coding sequence ATGGGCAGCGACGACGAGCGTGACGTGGTTCGCCGCGGGTACGACGAACTCTCCTACCACTACCGGGCGGACGATGCTGACGACGGTCAGTACGCTCCCTGGCTGGCCGGCCTGCACCGTCGCCTACCTGCCCCGGCAGCGGTCCTCGACCTCGGATGCGGCTGTGGCGTGCCGGCCGCTCGCTTCCTCGCCGACGCTGGACACCATGTCACCGGCGTCGACATCAGTGATGTGCAGATTGAGCGGGCACGCCGCCTGGTACCCACCGCCACCTTCGTCCGGGCCGACGCCACCCGACTCGACCTGCCGCCGGCCTCGTTCGACGCCGTGGTCTGTCTCTACGCCTTCATCCACATGCCCCTGGCCGGCCAACCGCCACTCATCACGAGCATCGCCCGTTGGCTACGCCCCGGCGGCTGGCTGCTGGCCACCGTCGGCCACAGTGCCTGGACCGGCACGGAAGACGACTGGCTCGGCGGCGGCGCCGCCATGTGGTGGAGTCACGCCGATGCCTCCACCTACCGCTCATGGCTGCAACAGGCAGGACTGACAATCACCGCCGAGGACTTCATTCCAGAAGGCACCAGCGGACACACCCTTTTCTGGGCACAGCGCCCGCACGCGTCGGACCGTTGA
- a CDS encoding LysR family transcriptional regulator, whose product MELRDIEIFLALAEELHFGRTAERLRITPARVSQSIKKQERRVGAALFDRTTRTVRLTPLGVRLHQQLSAGYRQITEAIEDAAATTGTVTGVVRLGCMGAQAWTIKALVDRFRVRHPAADLRLREIHPTAPLDELRSGDVDVALVWLPLHEPDLTVGPVVHTSNILLAMSAGHPLAARESVCLEDLGDCTVVDLPALPRSMEEVFHPLHTPSGRSIPRGPTVTSWHEILSTVAAGEVVSGSAGEALSFYPWPGIVYAPIRDAPPCRWALVWRTVNETPAVRALAAAVDST is encoded by the coding sequence ATGGAGCTGCGCGACATCGAGATCTTCCTCGCGCTGGCAGAGGAGCTGCACTTCGGCCGCACCGCCGAGCGGCTGCGGATCACCCCGGCCCGGGTCAGCCAGTCGATCAAGAAGCAGGAGCGGCGCGTCGGGGCCGCGCTGTTCGACCGCACGACCAGGACCGTCCGGCTGACGCCACTCGGTGTGCGCCTGCATCAACAGCTCAGTGCCGGGTACCGGCAGATCACCGAGGCGATCGAGGACGCCGCCGCGACAACAGGCACGGTGACCGGCGTGGTACGGCTGGGCTGCATGGGTGCGCAGGCCTGGACGATCAAAGCGCTGGTGGACCGGTTTCGGGTGCGTCATCCCGCTGCCGATCTGCGGCTGCGCGAGATTCACCCGACCGCCCCGCTCGACGAACTGCGCTCCGGCGACGTGGACGTCGCGCTGGTCTGGCTGCCGTTGCACGAGCCGGACCTGACCGTCGGGCCGGTGGTCCACACGTCGAATATCCTGCTCGCCATGAGCGCCGGTCATCCGCTCGCCGCGCGGGAATCGGTATGCCTGGAGGACCTCGGCGACTGCACCGTGGTGGACCTTCCGGCGTTGCCGCGCTCGATGGAGGAGGTTTTCCACCCGCTCCACACCCCGTCTGGGCGCTCGATCCCTCGCGGGCCGACCGTCACCAGCTGGCACGAGATACTGTCGACGGTCGCGGCCGGAGAAGTTGTCTCGGGCTCGGCCGGTGAAGCCCTCAGTTTCTACCCATGGCCGGGGATCGTCTACGCCCCCATCCGCGATGCCCCGCCATGCCGGTGGGCATTGGTATGGCGGACAGTCAACGAGACCCCGGCGGTGCGTGCATTGGCCGCAGCCGTCGACTCGACGTAA
- a CDS encoding erythromycin esterase family protein, which translates to MNQYTPRRRRLLGAAAATIATGLIGVRTGPALAAASEDPVAMLRRHVDPLGDLSNLARVVGDARVVGLGEASHSAHEFFTLKQNVFQRLVAAKGFTTFVLEASWHTGLRLNDYVVNGVGDPAQIMRAEFQGQYIFWNTQEYLDLITWMRRYNTSRRGQHVLRFVGNDLGYPGPRPFQEVTGYLRHQRPELVARIEALYSSLKPAADLQAGPWMRDQLTKTQEARQADADHATAALNLVRDHGRPTRAGHRDSRAHAWAVQNAVAIAQSFTAYAFPDTQFSERMRFRDRAMADNTAWWLNHHDGKILLASNNGHVAYTSDDPAEFPQPVGSFLREKLGRDYINIGVTFGRGTVNALPDFFTEQPQTYTVTPPPPGHNEHILEQVHRRDYVLDMRTVRSAAHEWLDIARPTRSYGLYWSTDNPLTALARSYDILIHLHDVRAGHLR; encoded by the coding sequence ATGAACCAATACACACCGCGCCGCCGCCGTCTGCTCGGCGCCGCCGCCGCGACGATCGCGACCGGACTGATCGGCGTACGCACCGGTCCGGCGCTTGCCGCCGCGAGCGAAGACCCGGTCGCCATGCTCCGTCGTCACGTCGACCCGCTGGGTGACCTGAGTAACCTCGCACGCGTGGTCGGCGACGCCCGGGTCGTCGGACTCGGCGAGGCCAGTCACAGCGCGCACGAGTTCTTCACCCTCAAGCAGAACGTCTTCCAGCGCCTCGTCGCCGCCAAGGGTTTCACCACGTTCGTGTTGGAAGCCAGCTGGCACACCGGGCTCCGGCTGAACGACTACGTGGTCAACGGCGTGGGTGACCCGGCGCAGATCATGCGTGCGGAGTTCCAGGGCCAGTACATCTTCTGGAACACCCAGGAATACCTGGACCTCATCACCTGGATGCGTCGATACAACACCAGCCGGCGTGGACAGCACGTGCTCCGCTTCGTCGGCAACGACCTCGGTTACCCCGGTCCGAGACCCTTCCAGGAGGTGACCGGCTACCTCCGTCACCAACGGCCCGAACTCGTCGCCCGAATCGAAGCACTGTATTCGTCGCTGAAGCCTGCCGCTGACCTTCAGGCAGGCCCGTGGATGCGCGATCAGCTCACCAAGACGCAAGAGGCCCGCCAAGCCGACGCTGATCACGCCACCGCGGCGCTCAACCTCGTACGGGACCACGGCCGACCCACCCGAGCGGGCCACCGCGACAGTCGAGCCCACGCGTGGGCGGTGCAGAATGCCGTCGCGATCGCGCAGAGCTTCACCGCGTACGCGTTCCCGGACACGCAGTTTTCCGAGCGGATGCGGTTCCGCGACCGCGCGATGGCCGACAACACCGCCTGGTGGCTCAACCACCATGACGGCAAGATTCTGCTCGCCTCCAACAACGGCCACGTCGCGTACACCAGCGATGACCCAGCCGAATTTCCCCAGCCGGTCGGATCCTTCCTTCGCGAAAAGCTCGGTCGGGACTACATCAACATCGGTGTGACCTTCGGCCGGGGCACCGTGAACGCGTTGCCCGACTTCTTCACCGAACAACCCCAGACCTACACCGTCACGCCGCCGCCGCCCGGGCACAACGAGCACATCCTCGAACAGGTACACCGTCGCGACTACGTCCTCGACATGCGCACCGTCCGGTCCGCAGCCCACGAATGGCTCGACATCGCCCGGCCCACCCGCTCCTACGGCCTGTACTGGTCGACCGACAACCCGCTCACCGCACTGGCCCGGTCGTACGACATCCTCATCCACCTGCACGACGTTCGGGCAGGCCACCTGCGCTAA
- a CDS encoding DoxX family protein, whose product MNLTLWIAAGLLALVALGGGVSKTFVRKQKLEKRVASGWVKDVSPGFVRTLGVLELLAAVGLVLPAVVGIAPVLVPVTGVCMALLMVGAVITHVRYHDGAKIVVVVSVYLALAAFIAWGRFGPEAFTG is encoded by the coding sequence TTGAACCTCACACTGTGGATCGCCGCCGGACTGCTCGCACTGGTCGCCCTCGGCGGCGGCGTCAGCAAGACGTTCGTCCGCAAGCAAAAACTGGAAAAGCGCGTCGCCTCGGGGTGGGTCAAGGACGTCAGCCCTGGCTTCGTCAGGACCCTCGGGGTTCTCGAACTCCTGGCCGCGGTTGGCCTGGTCCTGCCCGCCGTGGTCGGCATCGCACCGGTCCTGGTACCGGTGACTGGCGTCTGCATGGCCTTGCTGATGGTCGGCGCGGTAATCACCCATGTGCGCTACCACGACGGCGCCAAGATCGTCGTGGTGGTCTCGGTCTATCTCGCTCTCGCAGCATTCATCGCGTGGGGCCGCTTCGGTCCCGAGGCCTTTACCGGCTGA
- a CDS encoding NAD(P)/FAD-dependent oxidoreductase produces MTGNTDVVVIGGGYAGVMAANRLTQRDDVTVTLINPRPTFVERIRLQQLVGGSDDAVVDYPDVLGEAVRLVVDSVIGIDAAGRSVTLATGATVGYDYLIYAVGSGSADPGVPGAAEFAYPIASLEEAQRLRPVVDAAPTTALVTVVGAGPTGIETAAELAEKGRTVTLVCGEVLGPYLHLKGRRSVAKRLAKLGVTVLEGPDAQVTAVTRDAVQLSGGRELRSTVTIWTAGFGVPDLAARSGLSTDALGRLLTDETLTSVDDMRITAAGDSAAPSDLPFRMSCQAATRIGAHAADTVLARIAVEQPRPINLGFFGQCISLGRRAGIFQFASKDDTANRFYLGGRPGAKLKEFVCKHTLKHLADEARKPGSLTWVKDDERRESLRAKRGEAPATAERAA; encoded by the coding sequence ATGACCGGGAACACCGATGTCGTCGTGATCGGCGGCGGATACGCCGGCGTCATGGCGGCCAATCGCCTGACGCAGCGCGACGACGTGACAGTGACCCTCATCAACCCGCGCCCGACCTTCGTCGAGCGGATCCGTCTGCAGCAACTGGTGGGCGGGTCCGACGACGCGGTTGTCGACTACCCAGACGTCCTGGGCGAGGCCGTTCGGCTGGTGGTCGATTCCGTGATCGGCATTGACGCTGCCGGGCGCAGCGTGACGTTGGCGACGGGCGCCACGGTCGGCTACGACTACCTGATCTACGCGGTGGGCAGTGGCAGCGCCGACCCGGGCGTGCCCGGAGCGGCCGAGTTCGCCTACCCGATTGCCAGCCTGGAGGAGGCGCAACGGCTGCGCCCGGTCGTCGACGCCGCTCCCACTACGGCCCTGGTAACGGTTGTCGGCGCGGGCCCGACCGGCATCGAGACCGCCGCCGAGCTGGCGGAGAAGGGCCGCACCGTGACCCTGGTCTGCGGCGAGGTACTCGGCCCGTACCTACACCTGAAGGGTCGACGGTCGGTTGCCAAGCGGCTGGCCAAACTCGGCGTGACCGTGCTCGAAGGCCCCGACGCGCAGGTGACGGCCGTGACCCGCGATGCCGTGCAGCTCAGCGGCGGCCGCGAGCTGCGGAGCACGGTGACCATTTGGACCGCCGGATTCGGCGTGCCGGACCTGGCCGCGCGCAGCGGGCTGAGCACCGACGCCTTGGGCCGCCTGCTCACGGACGAGACATTGACGAGCGTGGACGACATGCGTATCACCGCGGCCGGTGATTCGGCGGCACCATCGGACCTGCCGTTTCGGATGAGCTGCCAGGCCGCCACGAGGATCGGCGCACATGCCGCCGACACGGTGCTGGCCCGGATCGCGGTTGAGCAGCCCAGGCCCATCAACCTGGGCTTTTTCGGCCAGTGCATCAGCCTGGGTCGTCGCGCCGGCATCTTCCAGTTCGCCTCCAAGGACGACACCGCGAATAGGTTTTACCTCGGCGGCCGCCCGGGCGCGAAGCTCAAGGAGTTCGTTTGCAAGCACACGCTTAAGCATCTCGCGGACGAGGCGCGCAAGCCCGGCTCGCTCACCTGGGTCAAGGATGACGAGCGCCGAGAGTCGCTGCGGGCCAAGCGCGGCGAGGCACCGGCCACCGCCGAACGGGCAGCCTAG
- a CDS encoding RNA polymerase sigma-70 factor yields the protein MSDHADDSATETFVAHRNLLFTVAYEMLGSAADAEDVLQETWLRWVKADLGQVRDQRAYLVRITTRQSLNRLRTMRRRREAYVGSWLPEPLLTTPDVAEDVELAESVSMALMIVLERLSPTERAVFVLREAFGIGYDEIAAAVGKSPAAVRQIAHRARQHVDAHRPREVVSPSETRAALGAFQRAVETRDLQGLLDVLAPDVVLVGDGGGVKQAALRPITGAEKVVRMFFGGLGKVEGTLTGEPTVVNGNPALLVRLDGEIDGVMAIRVENARITGLYYVRNPEKLTRVEAETPLTLR from the coding sequence ATGAGCGACCACGCCGATGACTCGGCGACCGAGACTTTCGTGGCCCACCGCAACCTGCTCTTCACCGTCGCATACGAGATGCTCGGATCCGCGGCCGACGCCGAAGACGTACTCCAGGAAACCTGGCTGCGGTGGGTCAAGGCCGACCTGGGACAGGTGCGCGACCAGCGCGCCTACCTGGTACGGATCACGACCCGGCAGTCGCTCAATCGGCTGCGCACAATGAGGCGCCGCAGGGAGGCATATGTCGGCTCCTGGCTGCCCGAGCCGCTGCTCACCACGCCGGACGTGGCCGAGGACGTCGAGCTCGCCGAGAGCGTGTCGATGGCGCTGATGATCGTTCTCGAGAGGCTTTCGCCGACTGAGCGCGCCGTCTTCGTGCTGCGCGAGGCCTTCGGAATCGGCTACGACGAGATCGCAGCCGCCGTCGGCAAGAGCCCCGCGGCCGTCCGCCAGATCGCGCACCGCGCCCGCCAGCACGTCGACGCCCACCGCCCTCGCGAGGTGGTCTCCCCGAGTGAGACCCGGGCGGCTCTGGGCGCGTTCCAGCGCGCGGTCGAAACCAGGGACCTACAGGGCCTCCTCGACGTGCTCGCCCCTGACGTCGTCCTGGTGGGCGACGGCGGCGGCGTCAAGCAGGCCGCGCTGCGGCCGATCACCGGCGCTGAGAAGGTGGTCCGCATGTTCTTCGGTGGTCTAGGCAAGGTTGAAGGCACGCTCACTGGTGAACCGACCGTGGTCAACGGCAACCCGGCACTCCTCGTACGCCTGGACGGGGAGATCGACGGCGTCATGGCGATCCGCGTCGAGAACGCCCGCATCACCGGCCTGTACTACGTCCGCAACCCGGAGAAGCTGACCCGCGTCGAAGCCGAGACCCCGCTCACCCTGCGATGA
- a CDS encoding DUF4259 domain-containing protein, translating into MGTFGTGPFSSDGALDFLEELAERPPEQQLDALRHMFTYVRDNRDLLWREFFPDEVVAAAALVAATVPGGEHLRHRVTELVELSDETEIALLPASTSGVAAPALEALLFVAGPDGAWHQGWTTEADRLDAQQTIHDLVAILRTAT; encoded by the coding sequence GTGGGAACGTTCGGAACCGGGCCATTCAGCAGCGACGGTGCCCTGGACTTCCTCGAAGAACTCGCCGAACGGCCGCCAGAGCAGCAACTCGACGCACTCCGGCACATGTTCACCTACGTCCGGGACAACCGCGACCTCCTCTGGCGGGAGTTCTTCCCGGACGAGGTCGTCGCCGCGGCAGCACTCGTCGCCGCGACGGTTCCCGGCGGGGAGCACCTACGACACCGCGTGACGGAACTGGTGGAGCTGTCGGACGAGACAGAGATCGCGCTGCTTCCCGCGTCGACGTCGGGCGTCGCCGCCCCCGCACTGGAGGCGTTGCTCTTTGTCGCCGGTCCCGACGGGGCGTGGCATCAGGGGTGGACCACCGAAGCGGACCGACTCGACGCGCAACAGACCATCCACGATCTCGTGGCCATCCTCCGGACAGCGACCTAG
- a CDS encoding alpha/beta hydrolase gives MHSLLLGPRTWTPVAARLASLGAETVVPSLIDVADEDDPPFWPRISAAINESLSHLPQDQPIVLVAHSNAGLLVPVAVQAARRPVVGCLFVDARLPPRAGATPAASPERLTHLRTKVTRGRLPQWTTWWDEEDVASLFPDPETRWAVSAEQPRLPISYYEQHIPVPAGWDHRPCGYLLFGPPYDRMAQESRKRGWGVAEVPGGHLHQLVDPDAVAARIVAMTTTWSSPAG, from the coding sequence ATGCACAGCCTGTTGCTGGGTCCTCGGACGTGGACACCCGTGGCGGCCCGGCTCGCAAGTCTGGGCGCCGAGACGGTTGTGCCATCGCTGATCGACGTGGCCGACGAAGACGACCCCCCGTTCTGGCCGCGAATCAGCGCGGCCATCAACGAAAGCCTCTCCCACCTACCGCAGGATCAGCCAATCGTGTTGGTAGCGCACAGCAACGCCGGTCTGCTGGTCCCGGTTGCCGTGCAGGCGGCGCGGCGTCCGGTCGTCGGATGTCTCTTCGTTGATGCCCGTCTGCCCCCGCGGGCCGGAGCCACGCCCGCCGCATCACCCGAGCGGCTGACCCACCTGCGGACGAAGGTCACGCGGGGTCGGCTGCCGCAGTGGACGACGTGGTGGGACGAGGAGGACGTCGCATCGCTGTTCCCCGACCCCGAGACCAGGTGGGCCGTCTCGGCCGAGCAGCCCAGGCTTCCGATCAGCTACTACGAGCAACACATTCCTGTCCCCGCGGGCTGGGACCATCGGCCATGTGGGTATCTGCTGTTCGGGCCGCCGTACGACCGCATGGCGCAGGAGTCGCGCAAGCGCGGGTGGGGCGTAGCCGAGGTGCCCGGTGGACATCTGCACCAACTCGTCGATCCAGACGCGGTTGCCGCGCGGATCGTTGCCATGACCACAACGTGGAGTTCCCCAGCCGGCTGA
- a CDS encoding DUF6204 family protein, which produces MARKTYQVIVRGKFAQLDDEQRAALLAKADEHDVFRAKFTEEGTVTYERSLLAFTFRCLVPASDEDREANVIGKAEALAAAAVSGIGAGYRDLKSVSTDLDDIKIRRRDHRHSYHHV; this is translated from the coding sequence ATGGCCCGCAAGACATACCAGGTCATCGTGCGCGGCAAGTTCGCGCAACTCGATGACGAGCAGCGGGCCGCGCTGCTCGCCAAGGCTGACGAACACGACGTGTTTCGGGCGAAGTTCACCGAGGAAGGCACCGTGACCTACGAGCGGTCCCTGCTCGCCTTCACCTTCCGCTGTCTGGTTCCGGCCAGCGACGAGGATCGGGAAGCGAACGTGATTGGCAAGGCGGAAGCGCTCGCGGCAGCCGCCGTCTCGGGAATCGGTGCCGGCTACCGCGACCTCAAGTCGGTGTCGACCGACCTCGACGACATCAAGATCCGCCGGCGGGATCACCGACACTCGTACCACCACGTATGA
- a CDS encoding uridylate kinase, producing the protein MQLSQREQVLVRLAKYLGRCRVSHTLRVAIDGPDAAGKTRLADNLAHLLGQQREVIRLSVDRFHRPAAARRQRGSLSAEGYHRDSFDNDTIIDSVLRPLGPGGDGRYLPATYDYRADEPVPPTYQRAPARGILLFDGVFLLRPELRDYWDVALYLHVAPEVTLRRALKRDLDLFGSAAAVEQRYHGRYLPGQELYRAEAQPLDRADIVLDMGNPLNPTMLCWAADAEPDSHGERGQPPAK; encoded by the coding sequence GTGCAGCTGAGCCAACGTGAGCAGGTGCTGGTACGCCTGGCCAAGTACCTCGGGCGATGCCGAGTGTCACACACGTTGCGAGTGGCCATCGACGGGCCCGACGCTGCGGGGAAAACCCGTCTGGCGGACAACCTCGCCCACCTGTTGGGCCAACAGCGGGAAGTGATCCGGCTCAGCGTGGACCGCTTCCACCGACCGGCAGCTGCGCGTCGACAACGCGGCTCCTTGTCCGCCGAGGGCTACCACCGGGACTCGTTCGACAACGACACCATCATCGACTCCGTCCTGCGCCCGCTTGGACCCGGAGGCGACGGACGCTACCTCCCCGCAACGTACGACTATCGAGCTGACGAGCCTGTGCCGCCGACGTACCAGCGAGCCCCGGCCCGTGGGATCCTGCTGTTCGACGGCGTCTTCCTCCTACGCCCTGAACTGCGCGACTACTGGGACGTGGCGCTATACCTGCACGTCGCACCAGAGGTGACACTGCGGCGTGCCCTGAAACGCGATCTTGACCTGTTCGGCTCGGCGGCTGCCGTGGAACAGCGGTACCACGGCCGGTACCTGCCCGGGCAGGAGTTGTACCGCGCAGAGGCGCAGCCACTTGACCGAGCAGACATCGTGCTCGACATGGGCAACCCACTCAACCCCACCATGCTGTGCTGGGCCGCCGATGCCGAACCGGACAGCCACGGGGAGCGGGGTCAACCGCCGGCCAAGTGA
- a CDS encoding VOC family protein: MEQTLSRRAASDAISDQGWRYLLGALRTSVRVGSLVQATEVAARVVAACGSDADGHLRVDIRPDRVVLTLQSVDQAALTACDIDLAHRLSAAMRNVGLRTEPEIGTGAPRSVQLVEIAIDALDIAAVRPFWKAVLGYTAEAGADGPKDPIVDPVGQGPAMWFQQMDQPRPGRNRIHFDICVPHDEAPRRIEAALTAGGRLVSASHAPAYWVLADIEGNEACVTTWQGRDDS, translated from the coding sequence ATGGAACAGACACTGAGTCGGCGGGCGGCCTCGGACGCGATCAGCGACCAGGGATGGCGGTATTTGTTGGGCGCTTTGCGCACGTCGGTCCGCGTCGGCTCATTGGTCCAGGCAACCGAGGTGGCGGCGCGCGTGGTGGCGGCATGCGGTAGCGACGCCGATGGGCACCTACGCGTCGACATCCGGCCAGACCGGGTCGTGTTGACCCTGCAGTCGGTGGATCAGGCGGCGCTTACCGCTTGCGATATCGACCTTGCGCATCGGCTTTCCGCCGCCATGCGGAACGTCGGGCTACGGACGGAGCCTGAGATTGGTACGGGAGCGCCGAGGTCGGTCCAGCTCGTGGAGATCGCCATCGACGCGCTCGACATCGCAGCGGTCCGGCCGTTCTGGAAGGCCGTGCTGGGCTACACGGCCGAGGCGGGAGCCGACGGTCCCAAGGATCCGATCGTCGACCCGGTTGGGCAGGGTCCGGCGATGTGGTTTCAGCAAATGGATCAGCCACGCCCGGGCCGGAATCGCATCCACTTCGACATCTGTGTCCCGCACGACGAGGCACCACGGCGGATCGAAGCCGCGCTGACGGCCGGTGGCCGGCTCGTGTCCGCGTCCCATGCTCCCGCCTACTGGGTTCTCGCCGATATCGAGGGTAACGAGGCTTGTGTGACAACCTGGCAGGGCCGAGACGACTCGTAG